CGTCGGGCCCATCCCCGTCTACACCTTGGGCAACAAGACCGATCTCACGGAACGGCGCGAGACGACGGATCAAGAGGCGGCCGACACGCTGCGCTCCTACGAGACGCCGATCCTCTACACGTCCGCGAAGTCGGGCGAGAACGTGGAGCAGGCGTTCCAGAGCCTCGCCAAGACGATCGTGGAGACGTCGAAGCTCGAGTGAATGCCGCGGGTCGCAACCATCTTATATGGACCCGTGCTTCAAAGCGTACGGCGGGTCATGTCGGATTCTGAGGACCTCGACGAACTCGAGTCCCGTCTCCGGAAGTGGGAGACCACGACGCTCAAGGACGCGCTTAAGGCGCTCCCGGAACGCCGCAAGGACTTCGTCACGACCTCGAGCCGGTCCGTGAGGCGGCTGTACACCCCCCTGGATCTGCGAGGCAAGTCGTTCGCGGACCGCCTCGGCAACCCGGGCGAGTTCCCTTTCACCCGCGGGATCCACCCGACCATGTACCGCGGCCGCCTCTGGACCATGCGCATGTTCGCGGGCTACGGCAGCGCGGAGGACACGAACCGGCGGTTCAAGTACCTCATCGCCCACGGGGAGACGGGGCTGAGCGTGGCCTTCGACATGCCCACCTTGTACGGGTACGACACGGACGCGCCGGAGGCCAAGGGGGAGTTCGGCACCTGCGGCGTGGCCGTCTCGTCCCTCGAGGACATGCAGATCCTGTTCCGGGACATCGACGTGGGCTCGATCAGCACCTCGATGACGATCAACGCCCCGGCGGATGTGGTGTGGGCGATGTACCTGGGGATGGCGGAAAGTCGAGGCGTGCCCTTGCCGAAGCTCCGCGGGACGATTCAGAACGACATCCTGAAGGAGTACGAGGCCCAGAAGGAGTGGATCTTCCCTCCCGAGCAATCCATGCGGCTCGTCGTGGACACCTTCGAGTTCGGTGCCCAGGAAGCGCCGCAATGGAACACGATCTCGATCAGTGGCTACCACATCCGCGAGGCGGGGGCCACGGCGGGCCAGGAGCTCGCGTTCACCCTCGCGAACGGCATGGAGTACGTGCGGTGGGGAGTGGACCGCGGCCTGAAGGTGGATGCCTTCGCTCCCCGTCTCAGCTTCTTCTTCAACGCCCACAACGACCTCTTCGAGGAGATCGCGAAGTATCGCGCCGCGCGGCGGATCTGGGCGCGGGAGATGCGGGACACCTTCGGCGCGAAGAGCCCTCGGTCCTGGCTCCTTCGCACCCATGCGCAGACCGCGGGCGTCTCCCTGACCGCGCAGCAGCCCGAGGTGAACATCGTCCGCACGACGATCCAGGCGCTCGCCGCGGTTCTCGGGGGCACGCAATCCCTGCACACGAACAGCTACGACGAGGCGTACCAGGTGCCCAACGAGAAGGCCGTGCGGATCGCCCTGCGCACCCAACAGATCCTGGCCCACGAGAGCGGGGTCGCGAACACGGTCGATCCCCTCGGGGGCTCGTACTACCTGGAGAGCTTAACGGACGAGCTCGAGGAGGAGGCGTACCGCTACTTCGACCGGATCCAGGACATGGGTGGCGTCATCGCCGCGATCCGGAAGGGGTTCATCCAGCAGGAGATCGCCAACTCCGCCTATCGCTACCAGCGCGAGATCGAGGACAAGGAGCGAATCATCGTCGGCGTGAACGACTTCGTCGTGGACGAGCAGCCGGAGGTCGAGCCGCTCCGCGTCGCACCGGCCTCCCTGAAGGCCCAGCTCGAACGGCTCCGACGCATCCGCTCGGGCCGGGACCGCAAGAAGTGGGAGCGCTCGCTGGACGGCCTCCGGAAGGCGTGCGAGGACCCCGAGTCGAACACGATGCCGAGGATCCTGGACGCGGTCCGTGCACGGGCCACCCTGGGTGAAATCTGCGGCGTGATGCGCGAGGTCTTCGGCGTGTGGGAGGAGCCGCTCCTCTACTGAGGGGATGTCGATGGCGAAGAAGATCCGCGTCCTCATGGCGAAACCCGGATTGGACGGCCACGATCGCGGTGTGAAGGTGATCGCCCGCGCGTTGCGCGACGCGGGGATGGAGGTCATCTACACGGGGTTGCGGCAGACCCCGGAGGATATCGTGGAGGCCGCGATCCAGGAGGACGTCGACGCGATCGGCCTCTCCTGCCTGAGCGGCGCGCACATGACCCTGTTCCCCGAGGTCGTCACGCTTCTGAAGAAGCGCAGGGCCGGGGACATCGTGGTCGCGGGCGGTGGCATCATCCCGGAGGAGGACATCCCGAAGCTCAAGAAGGCCGGGATCAAGGCCGTCTTCGGGCCCGGGACGCCACTCCACGACATCGTCGCGTTCTTCGAGAAAGCCGGATCCGCGAAGGGTGCGTGAGGACGTGCCCTCGCGGACCGCGCCGAGCCCGGTCCGGGGCCTCGTGAGGGATCTCCTCGCGGGAGACAAGCGCGCGGCCGCGAAGCTCATCTCCCTGATCGAGGACGACGAACCCGAGGCGGCGGAGGCCCTCGCGCTCGTGTACCCGCACACGGGGCACGCGCAGTACGTCGGATTCACGGGCGCCCCCGGCGTCGGGAAGAGCTCCCTGATCAACCAGCTCGTGCGGGAGTTCCGCACGCGCGGGAAGAAGGTCGGGGTCGTCGCCGTGGACCCGACGTCCCCGTACTCCGGGGGCGCGGTCCTCGGAGACCGCATCCGGATGGCGGACACGGGCATCGACCCAGGCGTGTTCATCCGATCCATGGCGACCCGTGGCCACGCGGGCGGCCTGGCGCTCGCGACCTTCGACGCGGTCCGCGTCCTCGATGCGATGGGGATGGATCTCGTCCTCGTGGAGACCGTCGGGGCGGGGCAGAGCGAGGTCGAGATCGCCGGGCGTGCCCACACGACCGTCGTCGTCGAGATGCCGCTGACCGGGGACGCCGTCCAGACAATGAAGGCGGGCATCCTCGAGATCGGCGACCTCTACGTGGTGAACAAGTCCGACCTGGCGGATCCCGAGAGCCTCGTCGCGAACCTGCGGTTCCAGATCGAGGAGCGGGACGGCTGGAGACCCCCGATCCTCCGCACCTCGGCCCTGAAGGAAACGGGCATCGACGAACTCGCCGATGCGATCGTCCAGCATCGCGCGCTCCTCGGCTCGGACGGCCGCTGGCAGAAGCGGGAGGCCGTGCGGGCGCGGCAAGAAATCCTGGAGAACGCGCGCCGCCTCCTGGCGAACCGCGTGCGCGCGGGGCCCACGAGCGCGGGGTTCGAGCGGCTCGTGCAGGAGGTCGTCCGCCGAACTCTCGATCCTCAGGCGGCGGCGATTCGGTTGCTGGCCGCCGGTACACCGCACCGCTCGCCCCGAGCGCGGGCGAAGACGCGTCGGTAGCGTCGTCGACGGCCACGCCCTTATATCGTTCGGCGAGCTCGCCTAGGCCCATGTTGGCCCCGGACCGCCCGTTCCGTCCCATGGCGTTCCTGCTGTCCACGTGGGCGGTCAACGTGTGCAGCAACGCGTTCTACATCGCCCCGGCCCCCGTGTTCACGCCCATGTCCAACGCCCTCGGGATCTCCAACGCCCAGGCGGGCGCCCTGATCTCCGTCTTTCTGCTGGCGATCCTCCTGTTTCAGATCCCCGCAGGCTACCTGATCGACCGTCGGGATCCTCGGCCCATCGTGGTCGCGTCCGGGGCCGTGCTCCTCGTCGTGAGCGTGGCGATCTGGAGCCTGCCCCGCTACGACGTCATTTTGCCGCTGCGGTTCGTCTCCGGCATCCCACTCGCGTTCATCTTCGTCCCGTGCGCGTACTTGGTCTCGAAGGCCTTCTCGGAGAGCCCAGGGAAGGC
This is a stretch of genomic DNA from Thermoplasmata archaeon. It encodes these proteins:
- a CDS encoding GTP-binding protein; translation: VGPIPVYTLGNKTDLTERRETTDQEAADTLRSYETPILYTSAKSGENVEQAFQSLAKTIVETSKLE
- a CDS encoding methylmalonyl-CoA mutase family protein, translating into MSDSEDLDELESRLRKWETTTLKDALKALPERRKDFVTTSSRSVRRLYTPLDLRGKSFADRLGNPGEFPFTRGIHPTMYRGRLWTMRMFAGYGSAEDTNRRFKYLIAHGETGLSVAFDMPTLYGYDTDAPEAKGEFGTCGVAVSSLEDMQILFRDIDVGSISTSMTINAPADVVWAMYLGMAESRGVPLPKLRGTIQNDILKEYEAQKEWIFPPEQSMRLVVDTFEFGAQEAPQWNTISISGYHIREAGATAGQELAFTLANGMEYVRWGVDRGLKVDAFAPRLSFFFNAHNDLFEEIAKYRAARRIWAREMRDTFGAKSPRSWLLRTHAQTAGVSLTAQQPEVNIVRTTIQALAAVLGGTQSLHTNSYDEAYQVPNEKAVRIALRTQQILAHESGVANTVDPLGGSYYLESLTDELEEEAYRYFDRIQDMGGVIAAIRKGFIQQEIANSAYRYQREIEDKERIIVGVNDFVVDEQPEVEPLRVAPASLKAQLERLRRIRSGRDRKKWERSLDGLRKACEDPESNTMPRILDAVRARATLGEICGVMREVFGVWEEPLLY
- a CDS encoding cobalamin B12-binding domain-containing protein; this encodes MSMAKKIRVLMAKPGLDGHDRGVKVIARALRDAGMEVIYTGLRQTPEDIVEAAIQEDVDAIGLSCLSGAHMTLFPEVVTLLKKRRAGDIVVAGGGIIPEEDIPKLKKAGIKAVFGPGTPLHDIVAFFEKAGSAKGA
- the meaB gene encoding methylmalonyl Co-A mutase-associated GTPase MeaB, with the translated sequence MPSRTAPSPVRGLVRDLLAGDKRAAAKLISLIEDDEPEAAEALALVYPHTGHAQYVGFTGAPGVGKSSLINQLVREFRTRGKKVGVVAVDPTSPYSGGAVLGDRIRMADTGIDPGVFIRSMATRGHAGGLALATFDAVRVLDAMGMDLVLVETVGAGQSEVEIAGRAHTTVVVEMPLTGDAVQTMKAGILEIGDLYVVNKSDLADPESLVANLRFQIEERDGWRPPILRTSALKETGIDELADAIVQHRALLGSDGRWQKREAVRARQEILENARRLLANRVRAGPTSAGFERLVQEVVRRTLDPQAAAIRLLAAGTPHRSPRARAKTRR
- a CDS encoding MFS transporter: MLAPDRPFRPMAFLLSTWAVNVCSNAFYIAPAPVFTPMSNALGISNAQAGALISVFLLAILLFQIPAGYLIDRRDPRPIVVASGAVLLVVSVAIWSLPRYDVILPLRFVSGIPLAFIFVPCAYLVSKAFSESPGKAVGLFLSGPPAGVAAGSLLGPVVGDLFGWPAVFVAFTLPLLVLLPLFSFF